From a single Vitis vinifera cultivar Pinot Noir 40024 chromosome 18, ASM3070453v1 genomic region:
- the LOC109121611 gene encoding LOW QUALITY PROTEIN: uncharacterized protein LOC109121611 (The sequence of the model RefSeq protein was modified relative to this genomic sequence to represent the inferred CDS: substituted 3 bases at 3 genomic stop codons), giving the protein AEVLKLLQAGIIYPISDNPWVSPTHVVPKKSXIIVVQNDKGEEVSTHLTSSWKVCIDYRKLNAVTRKDHFPLLFIDXVFERVSSHPFYYFLDGYSGYFQIEIAIEDQEKTTFTCPFGTXAYRRMAFDLCNAPTTFQRCMLSIFSDMVERIMEVFMDNINVYGSAFDECLVNLEAMLNRCIEKDLVLNWEKCYFMVPQGIVLGHIISSQGIEVDKAKVELIVKLPSPTTVKGVRQFLGRIGFYKRFIKDFSKLARPLCELLVKDDKFIWDDRCQQSFEELKLLLTTALIVRALNWQLPLEVMCDASDFAIGAAPTVPSSKGGVPFSPPQRQYLTWRPLTSPPPEPSVHRITPKRARTSGPRETSRQSRPQPQAPAGSQHPSDIAPEAIIKRPMVTVPPIEGNSDCRAKPFHFELYFDIEAMRQ; this is encoded by the exons gctgaagtgcttaagctacttcaggccGGTATTATCTATCCCATATCAGATaacccatgggtgagtcctacgcaTGTCGTACCAAAGAAATCATAGATCAtagtggtgcaaaatgataagggagaggAAGTTTCTACACACCTCACTTCAAGTTGGAaagtgtgtattgattatagaaagttgaatgctgtaacaAGGAAGGACCACTTCCCGTTACTGTTTATTGATTAAGTATTTGAGAGGGTCTCAAGCCATCCATTCTACtatttcttggatggctactccgggtattttcaaatagaaattgctattgaagaccaggagaagaccactttcacttGTCCATTTGGAACTTAAGCATACAGAAGAATGGCTTTCGACTTATGCAATGCAccaacaacattccaaagatgcatgttaagcattttcagtgatatggtggagcgtattatggaagtctttatggacaATATCAACGTATATGGAAGTGCGTTTGACGAATGCTTAGTTAACTTGGAAGCTATGCTGaacagatgcattgagaaagacttggtgcttaactgggagaaatgtTATTTCATGGTACCCCAAGGGATTGTTCTTGGGCATATTATCTCTAGCCAAGGCATTGAAGTGGATAAAGCAAAAGTTGAACTGATTGTCAAGTTGCCATCGCCAACAActgtcaaaggagtaaggcaatttcttGGCCGCATTGGGTTCTATAAGAGGTTTatcaaagatttctctaaacttgcaagacctctttgtgaattattggtAAAGGATGATAAATTTATATGGGATGATCGATGTCAAcagagttttgaagaattgaagttaTTACTGACAACCGCTCTAATAGTGAGAGCTCttaactggcaattacccttgGAAGTGATGTGCGAtgctagtgactttgctataggagct GCCCCGACTGTTCCGTCTTCTAAGGGCGGGGTACCCTTTAGTCCTCCTCAACGCCAATATTTGACATGGCGACCACTGACTTCTCCGCCACCCGAGCCATCAGTACACCGCATTACACCAAAGAGAGCCAGGACCTCAGGCCCTAGAGAGACGTCGAGACAGTCACGGCCTCAACCTCAGGCCCCAGCGGGTTCTCAGCATCCTTCCGACATTGCTCCGGAAGCCATCATCAAGAGGCCTATGGTTACCGTgccgcccattgagggcaattcAGATTGTAGAGCCAAGCCATTTCATTTTGAGCTCTATTTCGACATTGAAGCTATGCGACAGTAG